One genomic window of Thermorudis peleae includes the following:
- a CDS encoding AI-2E family transporter, whose product MDAFERIRTSPGLMVILGIAILVGGYVLLQVSSILTPFILAAIFAYVLHPLVDWLERKTVLPRVLIILLLYVVFLGLLVLAGFLLVPAFASQVQAFFKFLPNVIEQAQQRLTNLPFLRFGEIAISTEMISQRLVAVTQALAERFGTQAVPIVLATFEVVIKFFVFAVSSFYFLLHGRQLIAHLRRLAPRRYQRTIHRILSQVNATFGAYIRTQLLLLLIMTTASFIALTVLQVRYALALAFATGVLELVPFVGPWIAGATAVIVALAQGTAPFGWSSLELALVIAAIYFALRILEDQFVIPQLVGHFIRLHPVLVIFAVLAGASLAGFLGLLLAVPTLAALKIIVLAIVEELRHPPPREIVLVRHRDDVPLLREYLQQRPRRTLVLLVQPNALTWDDLPALSLLVEQSIETTSQLQVVTPDPLIASIATAAGIPSASRLPVPLRPDRVIMDLRQEMQSLSVPVVGQHW is encoded by the coding sequence ATGGACGCCTTTGAACGGATCCGCACATCGCCTGGGCTCATGGTCATTCTTGGGATCGCGATCCTGGTCGGGGGCTATGTCCTGCTCCAGGTCAGCTCGATCCTCACGCCATTTATCCTCGCGGCAATTTTTGCATACGTGCTCCACCCCCTTGTTGACTGGCTCGAGCGCAAGACAGTCTTACCACGCGTCTTGATCATCCTGCTGCTCTACGTTGTTTTCCTCGGCCTCCTTGTGCTGGCTGGCTTTCTGCTGGTTCCGGCGTTTGCTTCTCAGGTTCAAGCCTTCTTCAAGTTCTTGCCGAATGTGATCGAACAAGCCCAACAACGACTGACCAATCTGCCGTTCCTCCGTTTCGGGGAGATTGCTATTAGTACGGAAATGATCTCGCAACGGCTTGTTGCCGTCACACAAGCCCTGGCGGAGCGCTTCGGTACACAAGCGGTACCGATTGTGCTTGCGACCTTCGAAGTCGTCATCAAGTTTTTCGTCTTCGCTGTCTCAAGCTTCTACTTCCTCCTGCATGGGCGGCAATTGATCGCACACCTGCGTCGTCTTGCCCCGCGGCGGTACCAGCGCACGATCCACCGCATTCTCTCGCAGGTGAATGCCACGTTTGGCGCGTATATCCGCACGCAGTTGTTGCTGCTCCTGATCATGACAACGGCCAGCTTCATCGCCCTGACAGTGCTCCAGGTGCGCTATGCGCTCGCGTTAGCGTTTGCAACTGGTGTGCTTGAACTGGTGCCGTTTGTTGGCCCCTGGATTGCGGGCGCAACGGCAGTGATCGTGGCCTTGGCGCAAGGAACGGCACCGTTCGGCTGGTCCTCGCTTGAGCTGGCGCTGGTGATCGCTGCGATCTACTTTGCCCTGCGCATCCTGGAAGACCAGTTCGTGATTCCGCAACTGGTTGGCCACTTTATCCGCCTTCATCCCGTGCTGGTTATCTTTGCTGTGCTGGCTGGGGCGAGTTTGGCTGGTTTCCTTGGCCTGCTCCTGGCCGTGCCGACGCTGGCTGCGTTGAAAATCATTGTGCTCGCGATCGTTGAAGAGTTACGGCATCCACCGCCCCGTGAAATTGTGCTGGTGCGGCATCGCGATGATGTGCCGTTACTCCGCGAATATCTGCAGCAGCGGCCGCGGCGGACGCTCGTGCTGTTGGTCCAGCCCAATGCGCTGACGTGGGATGATCTCCCGGCATTGAGCCTGCTGGTTGAGCAAAGTATAGAGACAACCAGTCAGCTCCAGGTCGTGACGCCGGATCCGCTGATTGCCAGCATTGCCACAGCTGCCGGTATCCCGTCCGCAAGCCGGCTTCCCGTTCCCCTTCGTCCCGATCGCGTTATCATGGACCTTCGACAGGAAATGCAATCGCTGTCCGTGCCCGTTGTGGGTCAACATTGGTAG